A genomic window from Triplophysa dalaica isolate WHDGS20190420 chromosome 24, ASM1584641v1, whole genome shotgun sequence includes:
- the LOC130413990 gene encoding ras-related protein Rab-19 isoform X1: MPWCRWAGNWTSHLQTQSAGEETEDCCDYLFKIVLIGDSNVGKTCVVHSFRSGVFGESQHNTIGVDFTVRTIDIDGKKVKQMQVWDTAGQERFRTITQSYYRSAHGAMIAYDLTRRPTFDSLPHWIQGVEQYGAANAVFVLIGNKCDLESQRQVLFEDACTLAEQKTALAALETSAKNHHNIEEAFELMARELIIRHGGIVHQDNQSDSPIVFLHSDSHPVDEGRHPEKKSCDC, from the exons ATGCCTTGGTGCAGGTGGGCCGGGAACTGGACGTCTCACCTCCAGACGCAG TCCGCAGGTGAAGAAACTGAGGATTGCTGTGACTATCTGTTCAAGATCGTTCTGATCGGTGACAGCAACGTGGGAAAGACCTGCGTCGTCCACAGCTTCAGGTCTGGAGTCTTCGGTGAAAGCCAACACAACACCATCGGCGTGGACTTCACCGTTCGCACCATAGACATCGATGGCAAAAAAGTGAAG CAGATGCAGGTGTGGGACACGGCGGGACAGGAGCGTTTTCGAACCATCACTCAAAGTTACTACAGAAGTGCCCACGGTGCCATGATCGCCTACGACCTCACCCGTCGACCCACCTTCGACTCCCTTCCCCACTGGATACAGGGCGTGGAGCAGTACGGAGCCGCCAATGCAGTCTTTGTTCTGATTG gGAATAAGTGTGACCTGGAGTCTCAGCGGCAGGTGTTGTTCGAGGACGCGTGCACTCTAGCTGAGCAGAAAACTGCGCTGGCGGCGCTGGAGACGTCTGCCAAAAATCACCACAACATAGAGGAAGCCTTCGAACTGATGGCGCGGGAACTCATAATAAGACACGGCGGCATCGTCCATCAGGACAACCAATCAGATTCACCCATCGTTTTCTTACACTCCGACTCTCATCCAGTAGATGAAGGGCGGCATCCAGAGAAGAAGTCATGTGACTGCTGA
- the LOC130413990 gene encoding ras-related protein Rab-19 isoform X2: MPWCRWAGNWTSHLQTQSAGEETEDCCDYLFKIVLIGDSNVGKTCVVHSFRSGVFGESQHNTIGVDFTVRTIDIDGKKVKMQVWDTAGQERFRTITQSYYRSAHGAMIAYDLTRRPTFDSLPHWIQGVEQYGAANAVFVLIGNKCDLESQRQVLFEDACTLAEQKTALAALETSAKNHHNIEEAFELMARELIIRHGGIVHQDNQSDSPIVFLHSDSHPVDEGRHPEKKSCDC, encoded by the exons ATGCCTTGGTGCAGGTGGGCCGGGAACTGGACGTCTCACCTCCAGACGCAG TCCGCAGGTGAAGAAACTGAGGATTGCTGTGACTATCTGTTCAAGATCGTTCTGATCGGTGACAGCAACGTGGGAAAGACCTGCGTCGTCCACAGCTTCAGGTCTGGAGTCTTCGGTGAAAGCCAACACAACACCATCGGCGTGGACTTCACCGTTCGCACCATAGACATCGATGGCAAAAAAGTGAAG ATGCAGGTGTGGGACACGGCGGGACAGGAGCGTTTTCGAACCATCACTCAAAGTTACTACAGAAGTGCCCACGGTGCCATGATCGCCTACGACCTCACCCGTCGACCCACCTTCGACTCCCTTCCCCACTGGATACAGGGCGTGGAGCAGTACGGAGCCGCCAATGCAGTCTTTGTTCTGATTG gGAATAAGTGTGACCTGGAGTCTCAGCGGCAGGTGTTGTTCGAGGACGCGTGCACTCTAGCTGAGCAGAAAACTGCGCTGGCGGCGCTGGAGACGTCTGCCAAAAATCACCACAACATAGAGGAAGCCTTCGAACTGATGGCGCGGGAACTCATAATAAGACACGGCGGCATCGTCCATCAGGACAACCAATCAGATTCACCCATCGTTTTCTTACACTCCGACTCTCATCCAGTAGATGAAGGGCGGCATCCAGAGAAGAAGTCATGTGACTGCTGA
- the hdhd5 gene encoding haloacid dehalogenase-like hydrolase domain-containing 5 translates to MAGVLSQLNMFKLGCRCVKLSRKTTTPAQTMRRYSTYRGLFGLLFDIDGVLVRGRTPIPAAKQCFRNLVDGNGNFKVPVVFVTNAGNSMRQSKAQELSHLLEVEVSPEQVMLSHSPLRAFTQFHDMCVLVSGQGPVVDVAHNVGFKNVVTIDMLREAYPLLDMVDHNRRPKEMIPPSKDLPPIEAVVLFGEPIRWETNLQLITDVLLSNGRPGNPVTSLHYPHIPVLACNMDLLWMAEAKNPRFGHGMFLVCLENIYKKITGCELKYEALIGKPSVVTYNYAELLIRQQAENLGWTQPVERLYAIGDNPMSDIYGGNLYDRYLKAINHTRAQAQAHAGDIPYEVFDDAKRSGEVLVGGSFEHRLPEGCSSILVCTGVYNHDQQDLSSDPEQMVTEQQIFHGHRDFHFDPSLTQPSFLVQDVREGVERVFELEGWPLE, encoded by the exons TACCGTGGCTTGTTCGGGCTTCTCTTCGACATCGATGGAGTGTTGGTACGTGGCCGGACCCCCATCCCTGCTGCGAAGCAGTGTTTCAGGAATCTGGTGGATGGAAACGGAAACTTCAAGGTGCCCGTGGTGTTTGTGACGAACGCGGGGAACTCCATGAGACAGTCCAAAGCACAGGAGCTTTCTCACCTTCTGGAGGTGGAG GTGTCACCGGAGCAGGTGATGCTGTCGCACAGTCCCCTGCGGGCTTTCACTCAGTTTCACGACATGTGCGTCCTGGTGTCCGGACAGGGACCCGTTGTGGACGTCGCACACAA TGTAGGTTTTAAGAACGTCGTGACCATTGACATGCTACGGGAGGCGTATCCTCTCCTGGACATGGTGGATCACAATCGCAGACCCAAAGAGATG ATCCCTCCGTCCAAGGATTTACCACCAATTGAAG CCGTCGTGCTGTTCGGTGAGCCTATCAGATGGGAGACCAACTTACAACTGATTACCGATGTGCTCTTGTCCAATGGGAGGCCAGGAAACCCTGTGACATCACTGCATTACCCGCACATACCTGTACTGGCCTGCAACATGGATCTGCTGTGGATGGCCGAGGCGAAGAACCCGAG ATTCGGTCACGGCATGTTTCTCGTCTGTCTGGAGAACATCTATAAGAAGATAACCGGCTGTGAGCTGAAATACGAAGCTCTTATTGGGAAACCCAGTGTTGTGACTTATAACTACGCCGAGCTTCTCATCAGACAACAGGCGGAGAATCTGGGCTGGACCCAACCTGTAGAAAGACTTTATGCCATTGG TGACAACCCGATGTCAGACATATACGGGGGAAACCTCTATGACCGCTACCTCAAAGCCATAAATCACACCCGCGCCCAAGCACAAGCACACGCCGGAGACATCCCGTATGAAGTGTTCGACGATGCCAAGCGTTCTGGAGAGGTGTTGGTCGGAGGATCGTTCGAGCATCGTTTGCCCGAGGGCTGCAGCTCCATCCTGGTCTGCACGGGTGTTTACAACCACGATCAGCAGGACTTATCCTCAGACCCCGAGCAGATGGTCACGGAACAGCAGATTTTCCACGGTCACCGGGACTTCCACTTTGACCCCAGCCTCACGCAACCGTCCTTCCTGGTCCAGGACGTTCGGGAAGGTGTGGAGCGGGTTTTTGAGTTAGAAGGTTGGCCTCTGGAATAG